DNA from Chiloscyllium plagiosum isolate BGI_BamShark_2017 unplaced genomic scaffold, ASM401019v2 scaf_27898, whole genome shotgun sequence:
gcgtcggaggctgaggggtgaccttataaaggtctataaaatcatgaggggaatgaatagggcaaatagacaaagtcttttcctgggcataggtttagggtgagaggggaaagatataaaagagaccaaggggcaactttttcacacagagggtggtatgtgtttggaatgagctgccagaggaagtggtggaggctggtacaattgcaacattcaagaggcatttggatgggtatatgaataggaagggttggagggatatgggccgggtgctggcaggtgggactagattagattgggatatctggttgtcatggacgggttgggccgaagggtctgtttccgtgctgtacatccctttgGCTCCAtgactgaccctcggacagtgggacagtgcggcactccctcagcactgaccctccgacagtgcccactccctcagcactgaccctccgacagtgggacagtgcggcactcactcagcactgaccctccgacagtgggacagtgcggcactccctcagcactgaccctccgacagtgcccactccctcagcactgaccctccgacagtgggacagtgtggcactccctcagcactgaccctccgacagtgcccactccctcagcactgaccatctgacagtgtggcgctccctcagcacttaccctccgacagtgtggcactccctcagcactgaccctccgacagtgcggcactccctcagcactgacccgccgacagtggggtacaccctcagcactgacccgccgacagtggggtactccctcagcactgaccctccgacagtgcggcactccctcagcactgaccctccgacagtgtggcactccctcagcactgaccctcagacagtgaggcactccctcagcactgaccctcagacagtgaggcactccctcagcactgatcctccgacagtgaggcactccctcagcattgaccatccgacagtgcccactccctcagcactgatcctccgacagtgaggcactccctcagcactgaccctctgaaagtgtgaGCTCAGTTCTCAGGATTGTAATCTCACCTGGGCCTCGATGCGAGATATCGACCACTTTGACCTGGGCGCTGATTTGCTGCAGCTTCTCCAGTAACTGGTTGGTCTTCCTAGTCAGGGCTCCAACTGCAGCATCCTCCTCCTGAGGGTGTGACGTCAATGACAGCTTGGCAACATGGATCGGTGGCagtgctgccaaatctgctcgcATCTGGGCAGCCTGTGCCCCCGGGAGGGAAGGGGCAAGAGACAGAGTACATGTGATGGCATGAAGACaaccagacagagacagagacatcgCGAGAGCAAAGAGATAGATGGACTGAGAGAGTGGGAAGGAgatgtggagggggtggggagagaacagttacagagggacagagagaggggtcACGTGAGTGGGGGAAGGAGAGGCATTGAGAGAACACACACCGGTgggggaatagagagagagagagatctttcTTGAAAGGTTTGCCCTGAGGCTGCACAGAAATGTCTAAAGGCCTACCCTTATCCTTGGAGTGTAATCCCTGGTTctatcattgggaacatccttcctgcatctgttCTGAATAGTTCTGTTAGAATGTTCTAAGTTTCTCTGAGATCCTCTTCACTCTTTAATAAGGCCAGTGAATACCATACTAACTGaccttctgtctgtctgtctggaatCCATGTGGGAAGCCACAGAGAAACACacccttcctcaggtaaggaaaccaaacctttctctctccactctcgggatgagggcgtcactgacTAGATCAGCAtgaattgcccaaagggcagttaagaacatagtacaggcccttcggccctcaatgttgttctgacctttcatcctactctaagatcagactaacctccaTACCCTATATTTTACTATCgcctatgtgcctatccaagagtcgcttaaatgtccctaatgtctctgactctactcccaccactagcagtacattccatacaccccccactctctgtgtagagaacctccctctgacatctcccctaaaccttcctccaatcacattaaaattataccccctcttGATaaccatttccatcctgggaaaaagtctctgtctatccactctgtctatgcctctcaccatcttgtacacctctatcaagtcacctctcatccttcttagcTCCAATGAGAaacccctagctccctcaacctttcttcataagacacaccctccagtccaggcagcatcctgggaaatctcctctgcaccctctctaaaccttccagatccttcctataatgaggtaaccagaactggacacaatatttcaaactcaaccttccaaagtgaatcacttcacacttttccaggttgaagtcccagctctgcatcctgtcaatgtcccggtgcagcctacaacagccctccacactatccacaactccacccaccttcgtgtcattggcaaactcactaacccaccctcccacttcctcatcagagtcatttataaagatcacaaagcacagaggtcccagaacccatccctgtggaaccccactggtcaccgagctccaggctgaatactttccctCTGTTTTCTCTGGGCCAGCCAatactgtatccagacagacagatttccctgtatcccataccccCTTCCTTTTCTAAatgagcctcccatggggaaccttatcaaatgccttgctaatatccacgtacaccacatccattgctctaccttcatcaatctcaaagaattcaataaggtttgtgaggcatgaccagccCCTCAGAAAGCCGTGCTCGCTATCTGTAATCAAAATATGGTTTTTCAAGTCATCATAAATCCAAATAAtcaagagtcaacctcattgccgtgggtctggagtcacatgttggccagaccaggtaaggatgacagttcccctccctaaaggacattagtgagccaacaattgacaatggtttcgtgatcatcattagaccctcaatctagatttgtattgaattcaaattcccccatctgctTTCGTGGGAttggagcccaggtccccagaaccttCCCTGGCTCTCTGAGTTAACAACCCAGCTATAAGAACAGGAAAGCCAATGCTTGCCACCGGTACACTATATTCCAGGTGTAGGCTCAGTAACTTGGTTTAATGCAGCTGTCCTTGAGGAAGTGCTGCAGCAGGGTCAGagaaacaggagagttgatgttttagaTTGGACCCTTTCTCCTGTTCCACTGGGCTTTTCCCAGCTCTGCAATTTCtcaactttccagcatctgcagtcctcatgatCTCCAACTTGATaaagtgctggtgagctgccagCTGCTCTACCCCAGGACCTGGAGACCCATGTTCTaatcccagctgctccagaggttgtagtaacatctctgattAGGAAAAACAGGGTGAACTACTGCAGCCCAGGTGTTGCAGCTAATCCTATAATGTcagcagggagggaattccaggattctgacccagtgacgtTGAAGGGAccgcgatatatttccaagtcaggacgggaCAGGGCtcagtggggaacttgcaggtggtggtgttcccatgtatctgctgcccttatccttctagatggaagtggtcatgggtctggaaggtgctgcctgaggatctttgatgaatttctgcagtgcatcttgtagatggtacacactgctgcgactgagcgtcggtgggggagggaggggatgtttgtggatgtggtgcaaaccagcagctgctttgtccctgggtggtgtcaagtttcttgagtgttgttgaagctggacccatccagggcaagtgggcagtgttccctcaccctcctgacgtgagccttgtagatggaggacaggctttggggagt
Protein-coding regions in this window:
- the LOC122546487 gene encoding dynactin subunit 1-like, which produces MRADLAALPPIHVAKLSLTSHPQEEDAAVGALTRKTNQLLEKLQQISAQVKVVDISHRGPGEITILRTELTLSEGQC